The following coding sequences are from one Diprion similis isolate iyDipSimi1 chromosome 9, iyDipSimi1.1, whole genome shotgun sequence window:
- the LOC124410610 gene encoding RNA-splicing ligase RtcB homolog, translating to MVVRQYQEELKYLEKINDYCWRIKKGFQPNMNVEGIFYVNNTLERLMLEELRNSCRPGMVGGFLPGVKQIANVAALPGIVGRSVGLPDVHSGYGFAIGNMAAFDMDDPKSIVSPGGVGFDINCGVRLLRTNLFEKDVQPIKEQLAQSMFDHIPVGVGSKGIIPMNARDLEEALEMGMDWSLREGYIWAEDKEHCEEYGRMLNADPSKVSMRAKKRGLPQLGTLGAGNHYAEIQVVEEIYDKWAASKMGIEDKGQVCVMIHSGSRGFGHQVATDALVQMEKAMKRDNIETNDRQLACAHIHSTEGQDYLKSMAAAANFAWVNRSSMTFLSRQAFAKQFHMSPDDLDMHVIYDVSHNIAKVEEHIVDGKQKTLLVHRKGSTRAFPPHHPLIPVDYQLTGQPVLIGGTMGTCSYVLTGTEEGMKETFGSTCHGAGRALSRAKARRNLDYKDVLAKLEQSGISIRVASPNLVMEEAPESYKNVTDVVNTCHAAGISRKCIKLRPIAVIKG from the exons ATGGTCGTCCGTCAGTACCAGGAAGAATTGaagtatttagaaaaaatcaatgacTACTGCTGGAGAATCAAAAAGGGGTTTCAGCCAAATATGAAT GTCGAAGGTATATTTTATGTGAACAATACCCTGGAACGTCTAATGCTAGAAGAATTACGCAATTCCTGCCGACCTGGTATGGTTGGTGGATTTCTACCAGGAGTAAAGCAAATCGCCAATGTGGCAGCTTTACCTGGCATTGTAGGGAGATCCGTTGGATTACCAGATGTTCATTCCGGATATGGATTTGCCATCG GCAATATGGCGGCGTTCGACATGGATGATCCCAAATCAATAGTATCCCCTGGAGGTGTAGGATTTGACATAAACTGTGGCGTAAGGCTCCTTAGGACTAATTTATTCGAAAAGGATGTCCAGCCCATAAAA gaACAACTAGCTCAAAGCATGTTTGATCACATACCTGTTGGTGTCGGATCAAAAGGAATCATACCCATGAATGCCAGAGATTTGGAAGAGGCCTTAGAAATGGGAATGGATTGGTCTCTTCGCGAAG gcTATATTTGGGCAGAGGATAAAGAGCACTGCGAGGAATACGGTCGCATGCTCAATGCAGATCCTTCAAAAGTGTCGATGAGAGCTAAAAAACGTGGTCTTCCGCAG TTGGGCACGTTAGGTGCAGGAAATCATTATGCGGAAATCCAAGTGGTTGAGGAAATCTATGATAAATGGGCTGCTAGCAAAATGGGTATTGAAGATAAAGGGCAAGTTTGTGTCATGATTCATTCTGGCAGCAGAGGATTTGGACATCAAGTTGCTACTG ACGCTCTTGTGCAAATGGAGAAGGCTATGAAGCGTGATAACATTGAAACAAACGATAGGCAACTGGCATGTGCACATATCCATTCAACTGAGGGACAAGACTATTTAAAGTCAATGGCTGCGGCAGCTAATTTTGCTTGGGTTAATCGTAGTTCTATGACGTTTCTCAGTAGACAG GCGTTCGCAAAACAGTTTCACATGTCCCCTGATGACTTGGACATGCATGTGATTTATGATGTATCCCACAACATTGCCAAAGTTGAAGAACACATCGTCGACGGCAAACAGAAAACTTTACTAGTTCATAGAAAG GGTTCAACGCGCGCTTTTCCACCTCACCATCCGCTCATTCCAGTTGATTATCAGTTGACGGGACAACCTGTGTTGATCGGAGGTACCATGGGGACGTGTAGTTATGTTCTCACAGGAACTGAAGAAGGCATGAAAGAAACTTTTGGTTCAACATGTCACGGAGCT GGTCGGGCATTATCGCGTGCAAAGGCACGAAGAAACTTGGATTATAAAGATGTATTGGCCAAACTGGAACAATCTGGGATATCGATTAGGGTTGCATCACCGAATTTGGTCATGGAGGAGGCTCCTGAATCTTACAAAAATGTGACTGACGTAGTTAACACATGTCATGCCGCTGGAATATCTCGGAAATGTATTAAACTGAGGCCTATTGCTGTTATAAAAGGGTAA
- the LOC124410270 gene encoding uncharacterized protein LOC124410270, with translation MAARLFKLLLLGNKGNGCSGYRGKPLESTRLFPLRDSRWFTKKEYNLFENVLDSGYILELRATNKNNGRNVNKDIAATVEYGIVLWMERPAGEKKEAMVVHLINANKKCQNKGRGIIFSTLQSFWADDTEIRINNTDDSKERPNASSIIIERINCASKSSFKWTASRSFVRWCRYGHSVPDKEICKRREMQNAVICWGSVSASAGALLYLSKQQRHHSAGKYRV, from the exons ATGGCAGCTCGGCTCTTTAAGTTGTTACTATTGGGGAATAAAGGCAATGGATGCAGTGGATACCGTGGAAAACCATTAGAAAGTACAAGACTATTTCCATTGAGAGATTCTCGTTGGTTtacgaaaaaagaatataacTTATTTGAAAATGTACTCGATTCTGGTTACATACTCGAGCTACGTgctacaaacaaaaataacggACGAAACGTTAATAAAGATATAGCAGCCACTGTGGAATATGGCATTGTTCTATGGATGGAGCGACCCG CtggggaaaaaaaggaagcaaTGGTGGTACACCTTATCAACGCAAACAAGAAGTGTCAGAATAAAGGTCGAGGAATAATATTTAGTACTTTgcaaagtttttgggctgaTGATACAGAAATTCGAATAAACAATACAGATGATTCAAAAGAAAGACCTAATGCCTCGTCAATAATCATTGAACGAATAAACTGTGCTTCAAAAAGCTCTTTCAAATGGACAGCGAGTCGGTCTTTTGTTCGCTGGTGTCGTTATGGTCATTCCGTACctgataaagaaatttgcaaaagaAGAGAGATGCAGAATGCTGTAATATGTTGGGGAAGCGTTTCTGCAAGCGCAGGAGCTCTGCTTTATCTTTCTAAGCAGCAACGACATCATTCTGCCGGTAAATACCGGGTATAG